A genomic window from Candidatus Tumulicola sp. includes:
- the rfbC gene encoding dTDP-4-dehydrorhamnose 3,5-epimerase, which yields MIVVKPTKFADAHLFVPDVFSDARGYFKETYARRKYEELGIADEWVQDAVSRSRKNVLRGMHYDMRMAKLAQVLVGRAYDVIVDVREGSPTYKQWQGFDLSGDNHMQVYVPKGFAHGFLALSDEVIFHYKMSAHFDPQHERVLSWKDPSVGIEWPIEGEPLLSPKDAAA from the coding sequence ATGATCGTCGTCAAGCCCACCAAGTTCGCCGACGCCCACCTCTTCGTGCCTGATGTTTTCAGCGACGCGCGCGGCTATTTCAAAGAGACGTATGCGCGGCGAAAGTACGAAGAGCTCGGGATCGCTGATGAATGGGTGCAAGATGCCGTGTCTCGCTCGCGTAAGAACGTCTTGCGAGGCATGCACTACGACATGCGGATGGCGAAACTGGCCCAGGTCCTGGTCGGCCGCGCATACGACGTCATCGTAGACGTGCGCGAAGGTTCGCCCACCTACAAACAGTGGCAAGGCTTTGATCTCAGCGGCGACAATCACATGCAGGTCTACGTGCCCAAGGGCTTCGCACACGGTTTCTTGGCCCTGTCCGATGAGGTCATCTTCCATTATAAGATGAGCGCGCATTTCGACCCGCAACACGAGCGCGTGCTCAGCTGGAAAGACCCGTCAGTGGGGATCGAATGGCCGATTGAAGGCGAGCCGCTCTTGTCGCCAAAAGATGCCGCGGCCTG